AACAAGGTCTCCAGCCATAGCTGTCTACAGGGTGAACTACAGGAACAACTTGTTCAGGCAGGGAGCGAGTGAAGCGTCCTCGCCAGGCCTCTGGGGGGCAGGGAGGGCACAGGGCAAGCGGCCTGCCTTTCCTTTCTATCCAGGTCCTGTCCCTCAGCACCTCGGCCCCTGGCTCAGGTTCTACCACCACTTCGCccgtcaccaccaccatccccagcgtGCAGCCCATCGTCAAGCTGGtctccaccgccaccaccacaccccccAGCACTGCTCCCTCTGGTCCTGGGAGTGTCCAGAAGTACATCGTGGTCTCACTTCCCCCAACAGGGGAGGGCAAAGGAGGCCCCACCTCCCATCCTTCTCCAGTTCCTCCCCCGGCATCGTCCCCGTCCCCACTCAGCGGCAGTGCCCTTTGTGGGGGGAAGCAGGAAGCTGGGGACAGTCCCCCTCCAGCTCCAGGGACTCCAAAAGCCAATGGCTCCCAGCCCAACTCCGGCTCCCCTCAGCCTGCTCCGTGATGCTCCACCTGCCAGCCCCTGGATTCCCACACATGCAGACATGTACACACGTGCacgtacacacatgcatgcacgctAAGCAGAAGAAAGTTGTAGATTGCTTCCTTCATGTCACTTTCTTTTTAGATATTGTACAGCCAGTTTCTCAGAATAAAAGTTTGGTTTGTAAGTTCTGATCCACTGCAGTCCTTCCTGCATCAGATACCACGGAAAGGCTGGGTCCGTTGCCCCCTCCTGGTCTTGGGACTGAGGACTCTTTCTGCCCAGATTCAGAGTCCGAAGGCCAGGAGGCTGGAAAAGAAACGACTGTCCTCCCGTGGGACAAACCGCCGCCTTGGCCGCCGTGTCCTCGTTTGGGGAGCCTCAGATCCGAATGACATAGGCGTCGCTGTGGCTTAGGTGTCGCACCCACTTGTGGGGGTTGGCATTGCCGCATGGCCTGAAGGCCAGCCTGAGGAATCGGACCTGGAGGCCAGAGCACGTGTGCCGGGGAAGCTCGAAGGAGAGACTGGCAGGGCCCAGCCCCagaggagaggctgaggtggagagccCATGGCTGGGAGGTCCTGGGGGCCCTGGAACGTCCATCTGtgaggggcagaggcagggagaggaaggagggcaAGAAGCTGACCATGCTGGGGGAACCAGGCAGCAGCTGCTtcgggagggtggggtgggggctgcaagtgaaggtgggaggagaggggcgGGGGGTCCACAGCGAATACCTGGAAAAGGCCTGAGAGTTGAGAGCCTCCTTGCACCCGAGGCAGGTCCCAGCGAAGGGCTCCGTCTGCCAGCTCAGCCTTCTGCTCTGGGCTGCTCAGCTCCTGAGACAGGCTGGAGTTTGGAAAGGGAAGGTGCTGGGCTTGGCACCTTCTTGAGGCAGACCCGTCATGCTGAGCTCACTCTCTCCCCAGGAATCTCCCCGTGGTGGGTGCACACACTCACCTGACCACCCCTCGAGGCAGGGGGAGGTGCAGCCTGACATTGAGGGCTTGGCTACAGAGGAGACGGGAACAAAGTCAGCCCCAGGAAGGCACAGTCCCTTGTCCTGTTCCTCTTCAATGTCACAACAGGATTTCAGCACAGGTGCCCCCCACCTTCCCAAATTCTACAGCCTCTACCTTAACTGGCTTCTGAGGCTGGCAGCTGCATCTGAAGGGAGAAGCAGCAGGTGCCCTGGCCCTGTCTTCCGTCCCACAGAGCTGAACTCAGCCAGGCCGGCCTCACTCTTACCTCTTTGAGGGCAGGTCACATCGCAACTTTAGATAAACCTGGAGCCTGGATGAGAGGGTAAAACACCACGACTCAGGCCATCTTCTACTGGCATCTCACCATTCCCCACCAGGGACCTCCATGTGGGGCTGTGTGGGTGTGGGCTGTACTCCCAAGAGGGAAAAGGGCTGAAGCCCAGCCCAACTCCATTAGCcaaagctttttcctttttttttttcagagagatggggtctcactatgttgcccaggctggtctggaactcctgggctcaagtgatcctcccgcctcagcctcccaaagtgctaggattacaggtgtgagccaccgggcccaacCCAAGCCTTTTTCCAATTTGCACTCCATCACCACTACTACCACCCCCACTCTGCAGTGAGTCTTGGGAACATACAGGTCTTGGCTTGGGTTCCAAGGTAGTTCTAGAACCCAGGAAATTGTCTCACCGGCCTGAGCCTCGGTCCCACTGCACAGAGGGGAAGAGCCGGAAGGGGAGCGGTGAGGGGAGGTCATCGGAGAGTTGATACCGCATCACAGTCAGCTGAGAGACCAGAGAGCAACAAGGTTAGTTTGGTCTCACGACCCCACTGCCCCCTTTCCCATGGTGGACGGAATTTATGAGGCCACCCCAACCCTGACCTCGCCCTGAGGTGGTTGCAAGCGGAGGATTCGATGAGACTCAAATTCGTCCAGATTCACAGAGCTGTGAAACGAGACTTCATCGACCCGGATTCCTGGCCCATAacctggaaagagagagagacttctCTCCTGACTCATGTTTTGGGAGAGGAGCAAGGAGAGGGGAGGCTCTGTCTGACTTCTCTCCATGAACTCTGGCAATGACCTACTCCAAGGGGAGAAAGACCCACTTTCTCCTCACCTCTCAGCTCTGACTTCCCCACACAAAACTCTTCCGTCAAGCCAATGCGCATCTCTGTCGGAGGAGAGACCATCAGGAGAACTCAGCAATGCCATGGTTTAAGACACCAAGGAACCCGCCCTAACCCCAACCCTTGGTCCTGCCTGCAGATGCCTCACCAGAGCCGCTAGGAAGGAAGCTCTTGAGCCGAATCTCTCCCTGCACATCCACCTTCAGCAGGGATCCCTGGGAGGCAGGGGGGTCAAGGTtagagtctttttttctttctttttttgagacggtctcgctctgtcgcccaggctggcagtggcgtgatctcggctcactgcaacctacacctcccaggttcaagacattctcctgcctcagcctcacaagtagctaggattacagatgcctgccaccataagtagctaatttttgtatttttagtagagacggagtttcactgtgttggccaggctggtctcaaactcctgaccttaagtgatccacccacctcggcctctcaaagtgctgggattacaggcatgagccactgtgcccagcctttatttacttatttatttttttttaagagacaggtcttgctctgtcatccgggctagcgtgcagtgactcgatcttggcttactgcagccttaacctcctgggctcaagtgatcctcctggctcagcctcccaagtagctgggacagcaaGTGTACACTACCATGTCTGGgtaatttgtttatttgtattttttgtagagacggggtctggctatgttgcccaggctggtttcaaactcctggccccaagtaattctcccacctcggcctcccaaagcactgggattacaagcatgagccactgtgcccggccgttgCTGGGAGTCTTAGCCACCCCACCACGTTTCCCAAGTCCCATCTGTCCTCAGCTCCAGGTTTGGGAGCTCAAACTTACATTAGATGCTATCAGTACAGACAATCTCTCGACCACATCCAAAAAAACTTCATTCTTTTGgctctgagaaagagagagaatttggGTGGTTGGAAGCAGAATAGCCTATGTTCTGAAATGGACAGACAGGGAGAAAGGACAGGACAGTCAAAGCTACAGCTCTAGGGTGAGGACATGGGTGAGGAAGGGATCATCTCCCACCTCCACCTACATCTGGGGGAGGTGGGAGATGTGCcaagatctttttctttttttttttttttttttttgcatttttagtagagacaggttttcaccatgttggccaggctgctctcaaactcctggcatcaggtgatctgcccacctcggcctcccaaagtgctgggactacaggcgtgagccgctgtgcccgacCTAAGATCTTGGACTCCCGGATCCCAGAGCAAAACCAGAGCGTCTGACCCCATGGATCCTTCCCTCACCTGGTCAGAGCGACTGGAcaggacggggcggctggctgcaCTGCTGGGGGCCACTTTGCTCTGTTGTGTCTCAGCCCCAAACTGTAAAGCATCCAAAGCAATCAATCATCAGGTCTGACAACCCCAGCCAAcccctcttctctttcctcacCCTCCTCTTTCCCTCTACTGACCAAGCCAACGCTGCTGAGGTCAAAGAGGCTGAAGGGCTTGCTGACCACAGCTTCCGTCTGGATGAAATTCCTCAGCATCTCCGTGGATGTGGTCTGTACATAGCCATAGTCCTAGTGGTAAAGGAAGGACAGTCTGAGTGATCAGTGGAGGGAAGGGGTAAAGAGGGGgagtggggccaggcatggtggctcactcctgtactctcagcgctttggaaggccgagacgtaggagaatggcttgagaccatgagttcaagaccagcctgggcaacacagcgagactctcgtctctacaaaaaataaacaattagctaggcacaggggaggctggggcaggaggacggcttgagcccaggagttccaggctgcagtgagctataactgcaccactgcagtccagcctgggcaacagagcaagaacctgtctctaaaagcaaaaaaaaaaaaaaaaaaaaaaaggtagacttGGCCTCCTAACCACAGCATCCCACAGTAGAAGAGCAGATGTATCTTCAGGGGAATTGGGTGGGGGCCACAGAAGGGGATTGTTGATTCTCACCAGCACTTCATCCAGGAGTTCGTATACCAGAGCCACATTGCGGGAGATGGTCCCCTCGCCCAGGGAGCCACAGTAATCGCCCAAAAGGGTGGCCAACCTGAGGAAACACTTGGAGCGTGTATTTTCTCCTCCTCTCAGACCCCTCCTAGCTACCAGGTGCCCAGCCCAACCCTCCTCACCTGGAGAGCAGTTCTAGGAGGCTGAAGGGAGAAACGTTTTCTGAAGTTGTGACCACCAAATAGAGGCTGCTGTGTCTGATGTGAATGAAATGACGGCCATCGTGATGCTGAGACACAGGCAGGGAGAAGAGAGGCATTAAAAAAAGGGAGGTGGAGTGATCAGAACCCAGGAGACCTGAGCTCGGATCCCGATGCCTCTTACTAGTCACAACAGCAGTGCCTTTGGGAGATACATGACAAATGCCTGGGCCCAGCTTCCCAATGTGGAAACGGGGTTAATTACAGTAACTACTCCGAGTTGCTGAGGATGGAGTCACGCAGGGAGCTGGGCCTGGTGTGTTGCTGGCGCCCgatggactctttttttttttttcctcaccccCACCTACCccgagagggagtctcgctctgtctcccaggctggagtgcggtgtccggatctcggctcactgcaatctccgcctcttggattcaagcgattctcatgcctcagcttcccgagtagatgggattacaggcgcccgccaccacgcccagctaattttttttttttttgtatttttagtagaggcggagtttcaccatgttggccaggctgatttcgaactcctgacctcaggtgatccgcccgcctcggcctcccaaagtgctgggattacaggcgtgagccaccgcgccgggcctcaCGTTAGCTTTATTTGGAGGAATGCACCCCCCAAGTGGAATCTACCAATGAACCAATCCTGGGAGGGAGCTGGCGCCCACCCGGCCCGACGGGGCCCCGCTCCTCACCCGCTTCCCGCCACTGGTTACCATGACAACCGGGGACTCGTCTCCTGGCAGTCCCGTCAGCTTCCGGTAGAAGAGCTCGGCCACATCCCGGCCGCCACTGTCCCCACGGACTGGCGGGTGGAAGGACCCAGTGAAGGATCCTGCGACACAGGCTGGCCCTGGGCGCCCCTCCCGCCCGGCCCCTCCGCCCCTTCCCAGCCCCAAGGGTCTAGGATACAGTCTTTGTAGATGAGCGGGTCCCCCTTGGAGGACAGAATGAAGAATTGGGAAATCATGGCCGTTCTGGAGAGTAGACAAGAAGACGGCGAAAGTCGGGCCTGCCCCGCCCTGAGGCCCCGGAACAAAAGAACGCGTGTGCGCTGGCCCTTTAAGAGCGATTCTCCTCCGCCCGCGCCAGCTCGGACCGCGGGAAACCCGGCGCCTGTACTACCCCGCCCGGAGATTCCCTTCCGACGCCCGCACCGCCTCCCCGTCACTCATTCCAGGCCCGCACGGTGATTGGCTTGCGGCTAGCGGGAGGTGAAGAGGGCCGCCTTCTTCGATTGGCCCGCACGCAGTGGCGCCGGTCACGTGGGGGGCGACGTTTCGCGCCAATTTCGGTTGGCCGGCCACAGTCCACCGCGCGGAGGTTCTCAGCTTCCCCAGGAGCAAGACCTCTGAGCCCGCCAAGCGCTGCCGCACGGCCCTCGGCAGCGATGGCACTGAAGGACTACGCGCTAGAGAAGGGTACGGGTCTACGAGCCTGGGAGGGCGTCCTGCGCGGGGAGCCTCCCGGGGAACACCTGTTGGTGTGAGCTAGGGTCTTGGGGGACCGGGGTCGGCGGGTTCTGGGGTGCGCGAGGCCAGAGGCAGGGTCGAGCTGCGGCCTGGCTAAGGCCCACGGGGCCTGGGAACCGTGCGGGGGGCCATCGATGTTGAAGAAAAGCTAGTAATCCCACCTGGTAAAGGTGTTAGGGTCGTGGGGTTGGGGGCTTGGGGGGGCGCTAACCCGGCTGGGGGCTGCACAGGGAAAAGTCGCGCCCAGGACCTCAGGAGAGTCTTAAGGGCTCTGGGCTCCCGTGCCCGCTTTCTTCGCGCTTTTGGGCATTCCCAGGTTCCCGCGTCCTCCCGAGGCGCGCGGAGGCCCCGGGGGCGGGCAGGCCGGGGCCGCTGCGCGCCGGGATTGGCCGTTTGAGGCCGCCCTCCGAGCGGAAGTGGAGCCGGGCGGAAGTGGCGCGACGAGGCTGGAGGGAGTGTCGTGTAAACAGTGTCCTTCCGCGCGGCGGCCGCGGAGAGAGCTGCGGCCCGGGGGGGCGTGCCTGGGATCCGGAGCTTCGCTCGGGCCCGGGAAAGGCGGCAGTGGGCTGGGATCGCGGTGTCTCTCGATGTGATGGCCAATGGCTGGACTGGCTCCCGCCCTGGGCGGAGGAATCCCGAGCTGTGAAGCGGCTGGAATCCGGGCCCATGTGCTTCTTTGTTTACTAAGAGCGGAAGCGATGGCGGGAGCGGGGGTGGGGTGCGGGACCCGCCTGGTGGCGGAGGTCCCGGTGAAATCAGGGGCTAAGGGGACCCAAAGAAGGCGGGGGATCATAGGGGTGGAAAGAAAGCTGAGAACCTTGAGACCGGAGTGTGGGGGGCCAATGGGGAAGGGCGCTAGAATTTTAAACTAAAGTAGGGACCGGAATTCCCCTGGGGAGATGTTGGATGGCCCTGTGCACTGCCACGGGCTCTTTATTCTTCGCTGATTAGAAACAGATTTGTGAAAAAGAGTTATGCCCACTTTGGGGAGAATTCGGTAGGTTTATTTAAATGCTCATACTATTAATTAGTTCATAGGTCGTG
This genomic interval from Gorilla gorilla gorilla isolate KB3781 chromosome 6, NHGRI_mGorGor1-v2.1_pri, whole genome shotgun sequence contains the following:
- the AP4M1 gene encoding AP-4 complex subunit mu-1 isoform X2 → MISQFFILSSKGDPLIYKDFRGDSGGRDVAELFYRKLTGLPGDESPVVMHHDGRHFIHIRHSSLYLVVTTSENVSPFSLLELLSRLATLLGDYCGSLGEGTISRNVALVYELLDEVLDYGYVQTTSTEMLRNFIQTEAVVSKPFSLFDLSSVGLFGAETQQSKVAPSSAASRPVLSSRSDQSQKNEVFLDVVERLSVLIASNGSLLKVDVQGEIRLKSFLPSGSEMRIGLTEEFCVGKSELRGYGPGIRVDEVSFHSSVNLDEFESHRILRLQPPQGELTVMRYQLSDDLPSPLPFRLFPSVQWDRGSGRLQVYLKLRCDLPSKSQALNVRLHLPLPRGVVSLSQELSSPEQKAELADGALRWDLPRVQGGSQLSGLFQMDVPGPPGPPSHGLSTSASPLGLGPASLSFELPRHTCSGLQVRFLRLAFRPCGNANPHKWVRHLSHSDAYVIRI
- the AP4M1 gene encoding AP-4 complex subunit mu-1 isoform X1 yields the protein MISQFFILSSKGDPLIYKDFRGDSGGRDVAELFYRKLTGLPGDESPVVMVTSGGKRHHDGRHFIHIRHSSLYLVVTTSENVSPFSLLELLSRLATLLGDYCGSLGEGTISRNVALVYELLDEVLDYGYVQTTSTEMLRNFIQTEAVVSKPFSLFDLSSVGLFGAETQQSKVAPSSAASRPVLSSRSDQSQKNEVFLDVVERLSVLIASNGSLLKVDVQGEIRLKSFLPSGSEMRIGLTEEFCVGKSELRGYGPGIRVDEVSFHSSVNLDEFESHRILRLQPPQGELTVMRYQLSDDLPSPLPFRLFPSVQWDRGSGRLQVYLKLRCDLPSKSQALNVRLHLPLPRGVVSLSQELSSPEQKAELADGALRWDLPRVQGGSQLSGLFQMDVPGPPGPPSHGLSTSASPLGLGPASLSFELPRHTCSGLQVRFLRLAFRPCGNANPHKWVRHLSHSDAYVIRI
- the AP4M1 gene encoding AP-4 complex subunit mu-1 isoform X3 — protein: MISQFFILSSKGDPLIYKDFRGDSGGRDVAELFYRKLTGLPGDESPVVMDYGYVQTTSTEMLRNFIQTEAVVSKPFSLFDLSSVGLFGAETQQSKVAPSSAASRPVLSSRSDQSQKNEVFLDVVERLSVLIASNGSLLKVDVQGEIRLKSFLPSGSEMRIGLTEEFCVGKSELRGYGPGIRVDEVSFHSSVNLDEFESHRILRLQPPQGELTVMRYQLSDDLPSPLPFRLFPSVQWDRGSGRLQVYLKLRCDLPSKSQALNVRLHLPLPRGVVSLSQELSSPEQKAELADGALRWDLPRVQGGSQLSGLFQMDVPGPPGPPSHGLSTSASPLGLGPASLSFELPRHTCSGLQVRFLRLAFRPCGNANPHKWVRHLSHSDAYVIRI